The Mustelus asterias chromosome 27, sMusAst1.hap1.1, whole genome shotgun sequence genome segment atggccacctccagcCCTTATGAGTGTTTGCAGACTGTTTGACCGTGAAGGCGTCGCAGTCCAGCTTTATACCCGGACAGTGATTGTGAGCAGAAACCATCAGAGATTGTAAATCCTGGCCCTTGCTTTAACTGGAGCCAAACTGTTCATCGAGTtcttagaatcttacagtgcagaaggaggccattcggcccaccaagtttgcactgaccacaatcccatccaggccctatccccatagccccatgcatttaccccagctagtccccctgacaccaaaggacaatttagcatggccaatccgcttaacccgcatatctttggactgtgggaggaaactggagcacccggaggaaacccacgcagacatggggagaacgtgcaaactccacacagacagtgacccaagccgggaattgaacccgggtccctggcgctgtgaggcagcagtgctaacccactgtgtcaccgcgccgCCCCCTATTGTTGAAGAtaatgggctgggattctccgacctctcccgcagctgggattctccagtcccgctgcagtgaatggagacttggccaagcaccaaattctccatttccGCTGGTGGTGCCGGcagggtgtgaacagccggagaattccggccaaaggaTGTGTTTGAAATTCCTGTGGGAGATTGTTTGTGACTCTCACTGCGCTCCCATGACTTGTGTGAGATTTTAAAGAGTTGCATTTTGGGGAAATTCTAGTGTTGGGGTTACAGCTGGGAACACTGGAATGGACAAGCTGTGGCCCATGGCACTGTCTCCCACTGACACAAGAACAATCCAGAGACCCCGAGATAATAATTATAGAATAACACATGAATGAGAAACTTGTTAGAAATCCAGAGTAACATCATGTGTGGGACCTGCAGATTCTGTAGCAATCGTCAATAATCATTCCCTGCCCAGGATCCCAGAGCACTCACTCTGGGAATGGTGCCACGGATACAAGGctgtggaccaaatgctggaaaatgttttGGAATAATTGGGTGTTTTGTCTCTGAcaagtacagactcgatgggctgaaaggcctttatctgtgctgtagacctctatgactctatggctggaattttaccgccacatccaccccgattccgggggcgggcgaggctcggagaacagtatTCTCCTTTGGGCGGTATCGTACGAAACTCGggtggacgtgctggtaaaagtcCACCCTGTGACTACGCTAAACCTTTTCTAACCCTAGAGCTGGGTCTTAGTCTCCAATTCTCGCCAACATATCAAAGGTCCGGATCGTACaagagagatttaccagaatgggagCGGGGATGAAGGATTTCTCTCCGAGTGGGATTGTTCTCCTGGGAGCAGTAAGGGTTAAGGGGGAGATTTAGTTGAGGTGTTTGCATTCATGAGTGGATTGGATAGAGTcaatgaggagaaagtgtttccagtgacaggaggctcGGTGACCACAGGGGACAGAGATTGAAAagaatcgggaaaagaaccagagggggagtTGAGGAGGATGTTTTTAGTCACACAGCGAgctgtgatctggaaggtgctgactaaacaggcggtggaaacagattcattaATATCTTCAGAAGGGAATTGCAGGGAATTGGAAAAAGCAGCGAGTGGGGCTGATTGAGTAGCTCTTTTAAAGAGctagcacagatatgatgggctgaagggcctccttcagtgctgtataaTTGTGTGATTAGATGACTGTATCTAATGTAACATGTACTGGGAAGAGAGAGCAGAGCGAGGATTGGTAGATTTGACTTACCGAGTCAACACAGCGAGGCTGGAGGTGTCACAAAACCCAACAAGAAATGAGCTGTGGTTGTCTGATTGGTTAATCTGTGTTTCCAAAACATGAGGAAGCCAATGGTGAACCTTCTCTTCGGTTATCAATGTTCTCCGTGCTGAAGTGTCCACTCCCTCACTGCGACTGtgactggaactccctcactgcgACTGTGACTAGAACTCCCTCACTGCGACTGtgactggaactccctcactgcgactgtgactggaactccctcactgcgACTGTGACTAGAACTCCCTCACTGCGACTGtgtctggaactccctcactgcgactgtgactggaactccctcactgcgactgtgactggaactccctcactgcgactgtgactggaactccctcactgcgactgtgactggaactccctcactgcgACTGTGACTAGAACTCCCTCACTGCGACTGtgactggaactccctcactgcgactgtgactggaactccctcactgcgactgtgactggaactccctcactgcgactgtgactggaactccctcactgcgACTGTGACTAGAACTCCCTCACTGCGACTGtgactggaactccctcactgcgactgtgactggaactccctcactccctcaaagaacaatacagcacaggaacaggcccttcggccctccaagctcgtgccgctccctggtccaaactagaccattcttttgtatccctccattcccactccgttcatatggctatctagataagtcttaaacattcccagtgtgtccacctccaccaccttgcctggcagcgcattccaggcccccaccaccctctgtgtaaaatatgtccttccgatatctgtgttaaacctccctcccttcaccttgaacctatgacccctcgtgaacgtcagcaccaacctggggaaaagcttcccaccgttcaccctatctatgcctttcataattttatacacctctatttggtcacctctcatcctccgtctttccagggagaacaaccccagtttatccaatctctcctcataactaagcccctccataccaggcaacatcctggtaaacctcctctgtactttctctaaagcctccacgtccttctggtagtgtggcgaccagaactggacgcagtactccaaatgcggccgaaccaacgttctatacatctgcaacatcagaccccaacttttatactctatgccccgtcctataaaggcaagcatgccatatgccttcttcatcaccttctccacctgtgacgtcaccttcaaggatctgtggacttgcacacccaggtccctctgcgtatctacaccctttatggttctgccatttatcgtatagctcctccctacattatttctaccaaaatgcatcacttcgcatttatcaggattgaactccatctgccatttctttgcccaaatttccagcctatctatatccttctgtagcttctgacaatgctcctcactatcagcaagtcctgccaattttgtgtcgtccgcaaacttactgatcaccccagttacaccttcttccagatcgtttatataaatcacaaacagcagaggtcccaatacagagccctgcggaacaccactagtcacaggcctccagccggagaaagacccttccactaccaccctctgtcttctgtgacctagccagttctccacccatctagccacctccccctttatcccatgagatccaacctttttcaccagcctaccatgagggactttgtcaaacgctttactaaagtccatatagacgacatccacggcccttccctcgtcaaccattctggtcacttcttcaaaaaactccaccaggttagtgaggcatgacctccctctcacaaaaccatgctgactatcgttaatgagtttattcctttctaatagcgcatgcatcctatctctaagaatcttctccaacaacttccccaccacggacgtcaagctcaccggcctataatttcctggatcatccttcctacccttcttaaataacgggaccacattagctatcctccaatcctctaggacttcacctgcatccagtgacgagacaaagatttgcgtcagaggcccagcgatttcatctctcgtctccctgagcagccttggatagattccatcaggccctggggatttgtcagtctttatattctctaacaaacctaacacttcctcccttgtaatggagattttctccaatggttcaacactcccctccgagacactcccagtcaacacatccctctcctttgtgaataccgacgcaaagtattcatttaggatctcccctacttctttgggttccaagcataattgcccacttttgtccctgagaggtctgattttttccctgacaacccttttgttcctaacgtatgaataaaatgccttgggattctccttaatcctgtctgccaaggacattttgtgacccctttttgcccttctaattccctcactGCGACTGTGACTCGAACTCCCTCACTGCGACTGtgtctggaactccctcactgcgactgtgactggaactccctcactgcgactgtgtctggaactccctcactgcgactgtgactggaactccctcactgcgACTGTGACTCGAACTCCCTCACTGCGACTGtgactggaactccctcactgcgACTGTGACTCGAACTCCCTCACTGCGACTGTGACTCGAACTCCCTCACTGCGACTGTGACTCGAACTCCCTCACTGCGACTGtgactggaactccctcactgcgACTGTGACTGGAATTCCCTCACTGCGACTGTGACTCGAACTCCCTCACTGCGACTGTGACTCGAACTCCCTCACTGCGACTGtgactggaactccctcactgcgACTGTGATTGGAACTCCCTCACTGCGACTGTGACTCGAACTCCCTCACTGCGACTGTGACTCGAACTCCCTCACTGCGACTGtgactggaactccctcactgcgactgtgactggaactccctcactgcgACTGTGACTCGAACTCCCTCACTGCGACTGTGACTAGAACAATAACACATTCCACACAAAGCTTTTACCAGGGGTATTTTCAATGTTACTGCAGGTGGAATAAATCTAACCAATGACACGGCCTCACAGAATGAGGGTGGGAAAGGGACGGGAACTGGTGAATGGTTAAAACCCGGTGTAATCTTCCACGCTGGCGGCTGGTTAGTTAAATACCCACTCGTCTCTGTTGTGACCAGGATTAGTGGAATAATCCATTCCGGAATATCGATCCTGACCTCATTCACAGCCACCCGCTGTATCCTTAATCCAATAAAATCCTTGGATCTAACATTATTGTTAAAGAGAAATTCTGAcagtgatttttgatttgatttattattgtcacatgtgttgggatacagtgaaaagtattgttcctttcgctatacagacaaaacataccgttcatagagtacatggggagaaggaaaggagagagtgcagaatgtagctgggctgtagagaaagatcaacttaataaaaggTATGGTATGATTTGAAAGAACATCAGCCCAATTGATTGGAacaaaggattttaaaaattccgtcgtgggacacgggcgtcgctggttggccagcatttatcgcccatccctagttgcccttggagggcagttgagagtcaaccacattgctgtggctctggagtcacatgtaggccagaccgggcgaggacggcagatttccttccccaaaggactttagtgaaccagatgggtttttccgacaatcgacaatggtttcatggtcatcgatagatttttaattccagatattttttattgaattcaaatttcaccatctgccgtaacgggattcgaacccgggtccccggaactgTAGCTGTATTTAGAGTCTCAGGAACTGGATACGGATCCAGATCGTTAGAATGATGAAAGGATGTGTTTGGGTGGACGGTGGGAAACTATTTGCTCTGGCGTGTGGTTTTGGAGGTGGGGGTTGCGCAGTGGACAATTGTGTCTGATAATTTTAACATTCGAGCCAGGGCTGCCCAAGGGGAGGTCAGGGAGCACGAGGTggtgtggaaatctggaactctccggaactctcccctctctcttgaTGCTACAGGTgtcgggggtgagagtggggggggggggatttttgtTGAGATTAATCGTCGTAGAAACGGGATGGGTGAACGGGGTGAAGATACGGTTGGAATGATTGTACAGAAtggtgaatggtctcttcctgttcCGATAGGAACCAGAAAACCGCTGGTGATGAGCTTGCAGTGACGGTCTGCCATGTTCACAGAGCCAGGGCCCATTCTGAACGTCTCACAGGAATCCAATGGTGGAAACTGTTAACAGGTTGAAGGGACGGACACTCGCTGGGATCCTTCCATCCCCGTCCTATTAGGGATGAGGCTTCATTTTACCTCTTTGGTCAAATGACGACCATTGGATGACctttggttggtgcagatttggagggccgaagggcctgttcctttgctgtaattttctttgttctttgacctctCACCCCAGCCAGGGTTTTATTcagcagtttttttttctttctttcgcaGCGTTTAACGTCACCTTAGTGAACGAGGCCAACAGTGGGATTGTGGGAAGCACCCGCTCGGTGTCTGCAATCATCAGTTTGCCTCCCTGTTCATTCTCAAGCCAGGCCGTCACAGTCAGTGTCACGAACAGCGCAGGAGGACAAGGTATCAACTCCCATCAACCCTTTATCCAGTTCACGTTGCCGTGGTTTCTCTCCCATTGAACTCTGAACTCTATTTGCTATCTTTCTCCTCTAGGACCCGAGCAGCTTGGTTTTGTGAGGCCAATCTGCCGATTCAGGCGGGGATTGGTCAGTCTTGTGTCACATGTTAATGGTATTCCACAGACGCTGAATCTGGGCTACCAAGTTCAAAACC includes the following:
- the LOC144480050 gene encoding uroplakin-2-like; translation: MRLLILFALASIAQAGSFNVTLVNEANSGIVGSTRSVSAIISLPPCSFSSQAVTVSVTNSAGGQGPEQLGFVRPICRFRRGLVSLVSHVNGIPQTLNLGYQVQNLKPNTAYK